A part of Denitratisoma oestradiolicum genomic DNA contains:
- a CDS encoding PRTRC system ThiF family protein produces MAIHQLSAELLTREVRVSVIGAGGTGSQMLMGLAQLHTAMVALGHPGGLNVTVIDSDLVSEANVGRQMFYPSDVGLPKATVLVNRINMAMGTGWHAETRRLTASENLRTDLAIGCVDNRLARKAILDSVARGGGGYWLDLGNRLHDGQVVLGQVPARWAKSNAERLPHAVDLLPEIADAAQEADDESPSCSLADALEKQSLFVNRGVALYALNLLWELFRYGQIAYHGVFVNLKTARTTPLPVDPEAWARFGFPKRKRGGKRGSKRG; encoded by the coding sequence ATGGCTATCCATCAACTCTCTGCTGAACTTCTCACCCGAGAAGTTCGCGTGTCGGTGATCGGCGCTGGCGGTACAGGTTCGCAGATGCTGATGGGCCTGGCGCAACTTCATACGGCCATGGTGGCTCTCGGACATCCCGGGGGCCTCAATGTGACGGTGATCGATAGCGACCTGGTGTCGGAAGCCAATGTCGGGCGGCAGATGTTCTATCCGTCCGATGTGGGATTGCCGAAGGCAACGGTACTCGTCAATCGCATCAACATGGCGATGGGTACCGGTTGGCACGCTGAAACGAGGCGCCTGACGGCCAGCGAGAATCTGCGCACCGATCTTGCGATTGGGTGTGTGGACAATCGCCTCGCCAGAAAAGCGATTCTCGATTCGGTGGCGCGCGGCGGTGGTGGCTATTGGCTCGATCTGGGCAACCGTCTGCACGATGGCCAAGTCGTTCTGGGCCAGGTGCCGGCGCGCTGGGCCAAGTCGAATGCAGAGCGGCTGCCGCATGCCGTGGATCTTCTCCCGGAGATCGCGGACGCGGCGCAGGAAGCCGATGACGAGTCACCGTCATGCAGTTTGGCCGATGCGCTGGAAAAGCAGTCGCTCTTCGTCAATCGCGGGGTGGCGCTGTACGCCTTGAATCTGCTGTGGGAGCTATTCCGCTACGGACAGATCGCGTATCACGGCGTATTCGTGAATCTCAAGACCGCCCGGACGACACCGCTTCCCGTCGATCCCGAGGCGTGGGCCCGGTTTGGCTTTCCGAAACGCAAGCGCGGCGGTAAGCGCGGTAGCAAGCGTGGATGA
- a CDS encoding PRTRC system protein A: protein MDARDIALQHSAPVVTVPRYGEFEPLIDNGHRFLVTGDGLWLEARRPWLYLRVPLVRQKSVPMPYGCIGRELSLAFGKIPRHLVVEFFRYAVDRCPEECVGWIVWNSITGEMRLAFLREMSSGCSHVRYERPALNDDEHLVVDLHSHGRMSAFFSTEDDRDDRGEFKIAGVVGNCDRVRCSTAFRLCANGLFLPLAFDSTDMKGQIGGCDGYPSTLC from the coding sequence ATGGACGCGAGAGATATCGCCTTGCAGCACTCGGCGCCGGTGGTTACGGTGCCGCGATATGGTGAGTTCGAGCCGCTGATAGACAATGGCCACCGATTCTTGGTGACCGGCGATGGTCTGTGGCTGGAAGCCCGGCGTCCCTGGCTATATTTGCGGGTGCCGTTGGTTCGCCAGAAGAGCGTTCCCATGCCGTATGGTTGCATTGGACGGGAGCTGTCCCTCGCCTTTGGCAAGATTCCCCGCCATCTCGTCGTCGAGTTCTTTCGGTATGCCGTCGATCGGTGTCCGGAGGAATGCGTCGGCTGGATCGTGTGGAATTCCATCACGGGCGAGATGCGGCTTGCATTCCTGAGGGAAATGTCCTCGGGGTGCAGTCACGTTCGCTACGAACGACCGGCGCTCAATGATGACGAGCATCTGGTGGTAGACCTGCACTCCCATGGACGGATGTCGGCCTTCTTCTCGACAGAGGATGATCGCGATGACCGGGGAGAGTTCAAGATTGCCGGCGTGGTCGGCAATTGCGACCGCGTGCGTTGTTCTACGGCATTCCGCCTTTGCGCCAATGGGCTCTTTCTGCCATTGGCTTTCGATTCCACCGACATGAAGGGACAGATAGGAGGGTGCGATGGCTATCCATCAACTCTCTGCTGA
- a CDS encoding PRTRC system protein C codes for MTITVQKLLRSFAYNGIALPDPGSDLTPEQVRDVYSATYPEITTASIEGPEQKGERLVYTFRRAVGTKGAVSVDSRRPSGVVLRQREDGLTYVEPYSVGTTTVDHLKVALRRLSRWLDRRFLPAIRRG; via the coding sequence ATGACCATTACCGTTCAGAAGTTGCTTCGTTCCTTCGCCTACAACGGCATCGCATTGCCTGACCCCGGAAGCGACCTAACCCCGGAGCAGGTGCGGGATGTCTATTCCGCCACCTACCCCGAGATTACGACGGCCTCCATCGAGGGGCCGGAGCAGAAGGGGGAGCGACTCGTCTACACCTTCCGGCGTGCCGTCGGAACGAAAGGCGCGGTTTCCGTCGATTCGCGGCGCCCCTCCGGCGTCGTGCTTCGGCAACGCGAGGACGGGCTGACCTATGTCGAGCCGTATTCGGTCGGGACGACGACGGTCGATCACCTGAAGGTTGCCTTGCGGCGCCTATCCCGGTGGCTCGATCGTCGGTTCCTGCCGGCTATTCGGAGGGGATAG
- a CDS encoding DUF7146 domain-containing protein has protein sequence MEAPAMKHEYETHRVKEDVRGRWDRVLLDLAPPLKAALDRQGKHVPCPVHGGRDGFRVFRDVADTGGGICNTCGSFADGFALLMWINDWDFGRAIREVAEQVGSQPIRLPSAKHGEVRAGKSDDEIRREHLNRTWRESLSLSHPESEPARLYLARRGLSLKVPDTLRFHPELGYYADNRLVAHYPTLIAQVTGQGGEAVTIHRTYLTPDGHKAPVDAPKKLMRHPVARQLTGGAVRLVPVGHRLAVTEGIETALAVIEATGLPAWATGNAYLLETFMPPPGVEQVLVFADKDRPSKQHPSGHGQEAARTLVTRLWEMGIRAGAIAPALDIPDGRKGVDWLDVFDLLGKAGFPALGSVEQALSRAA, from the coding sequence ATGGAGGCACCTGCAATGAAGCATGAGTATGAGACGCATCGCGTCAAAGAGGATGTGCGGGGACGCTGGGATCGGGTTCTGCTCGACCTGGCCCCACCGCTGAAAGCCGCGCTGGATCGGCAGGGGAAGCATGTGCCCTGTCCGGTTCATGGCGGTCGGGATGGCTTTCGAGTATTCCGGGATGTCGCGGATACGGGCGGTGGCATCTGCAACACCTGCGGCAGTTTTGCCGACGGGTTTGCGCTGCTGATGTGGATCAACGACTGGGACTTTGGCCGTGCGATTCGCGAAGTGGCCGAGCAGGTCGGCAGCCAGCCGATCCGGTTGCCGTCGGCAAAGCATGGCGAGGTCAGAGCGGGGAAGTCGGACGACGAGATTCGCCGGGAGCATCTCAATCGCACCTGGCGAGAATCATTGTCTCTGTCGCATCCGGAATCTGAACCGGCTCGTTTGTACTTGGCCCGACGCGGATTGTCGTTGAAGGTGCCGGACACCTTGCGGTTCCACCCGGAGTTGGGCTACTACGCGGACAACCGCCTCGTGGCTCATTACCCGACCCTGATCGCGCAAGTGACAGGGCAGGGAGGTGAGGCGGTAACGATCCATCGCACCTACCTGACGCCTGATGGTCACAAGGCGCCGGTCGATGCCCCCAAGAAGCTGATGCGCCATCCTGTGGCCCGTCAGTTGACCGGGGGTGCTGTTCGACTGGTGCCGGTTGGCCACCGCCTGGCCGTTACCGAGGGCATCGAAACGGCCCTGGCCGTCATCGAAGCCACCGGACTCCCGGCCTGGGCGACAGGTAATGCCTATCTGCTGGAAACCTTCATGCCGCCACCCGGCGTCGAGCAGGTTCTTGTCTTTGCCGACAAGGACCGGCCATCCAAGCAGCATCCCTCCGGCCACGGACAGGAAGCGGCGCGGACGTTGGTGACCCGGTTATGGGAAATGGGGATTCGAGCGGGGGCGATCGCGCCTGCCCTCGACATTCCCGACGGCAGAAAAGGCGTCGATTGGCTGGATGTGTTCGATCTTCTCGGCAAGGCGGGGTTTCCCGCGCTCGGTAGCGTCGAACAGGCGCTGAGCCGGGCGGCGTGA
- a CDS encoding DEAD/DEAH box helicase family protein, producing the protein MKLKKIAEATMWLPGFAPGDPLQDVSGSIQTAQIIAFPSVVPASNIVPANEETAQDVSPVPRVIEARKSPRTLWPSLNPALHSMLRGDVAKFDANMAAVSLLSSLEADKRPPTDEERDVLNRYTGWGGIPKAFNPDQDDPAWKARAESLPELLGGDYESAKGSVVNAHFTEVFVIEAIWAAVRRMGFQGGRVLEPSAGVGYFIGAMPKDLAEVSAVTAIEIDRLSSRLLSRLYGHHGVRALTVGFEKARLPKDWFDLVISNVPFGNYQVPDNRNVPFADFLIHDYFFGRALEVTRPGGLVAFITSAGTLDKWDDRARRHISAQARFLGAIRLPSGTFSHLANTEVTADIVFLQKLAEGEKASDEWIGVMEAPHDMCEGYRRLFVSNWYVQNPDMLIGRMGQKSNGFGLANAAIFDGDVKAALAERIASLPEGIYTPRAVEPSVTTRRDIRVAAPEFVKPGAYCLTADGRLAVSEGQELLVIDGSVSATAAKRIRGLMAIRDAARRLLHIQHATADDSRLGSYRLALNVAYDGFVAKHGYLHAKANKLAFKGDPDLPLLLSLENFDSESGTAEKADIFYRRTVGVVRKVDRCASADEALLVSLHERGRVDVSLMESLLGQEREQFLPDMADRGLIFLNPETAQWETSDAYLSGNVRSKLEMAEAAGDDYVRNVHALKAVIPPDLGPGEIDARIGSTWIPARDYAAFLDHLLECDGCTVEFSAEAGAWNIDVPWQGERSVASTQTYGTARISAGELFVITLNQMVPTIRDRDPVTDRYFVNTEETIAAREKQQALKETFRAWVFADPERCERLVRMYNDQFNAVRLREFDGSRLSLPGFSEVYNLHRHQKDAIWRIVSGGVNTLLAHVVGAGKTLTMICGGMELRRLGMASKPCYVVPNHMLEQFAAEFLRAYPGATILMASKDDLVGDKRRTLLSRIATGDWDAVLITHASFERIKMSDEAMESFIEARVYEIECAIRASKSGKRGNRIVKELERAKKIWLARLEKLSAKSKKDDMLTFEELGIDYLFIDEAHYFKNLYRFTKMTRVAGLPNSNSERAFDMFVKTRHVMDKQGGRSGVVFATGTPVSNSMAEMWTMQRYLQPVTLRANHVSQFDTWAGNFGESVTALELSPDGSGYRMNTRFARFVNLPELMTMFREVADIRTADMLKLPVPRFHLETVTAKPTAELKAFVATLVARAEAIRNGDVTPSEDNMLAVTNDGRKAALDMRLVDPSSLEAQDGKVSQCADNVFGIWRETAAFRGTQVVFCDLSTPTDDGRFSVYHVVRAKLVEMGVPGTEIAFIHDYDSDSAKAELFKSVREGRIRILLGSTLKMGVGTNIQTRLAALHHLDAPWRPADVEQREGRIVRQGNLNEEVRIIRYVTEASFDAYIWQTLETKARFIAQVMRGDTGMRSAEDVELAALSYAEVKALASGNPLVMEKAGIDADVAKLSLLKSQWDNQRWANQRESATLPGRIEKIRERIDSIEADIADRVDVRGNRFSMVVDGKRYSERSAAGEALLQYYIEAKARTRKFGSWKSSPGEMSVGQFAGFDLDVSIPTISGDGPCFVLKGRRAYTAHHSDNPQGMVRVVENVANSLEGRVAEASEDMARAEKRFADILMELSKPFDKEERLTQLLVRQREINAALDLDKGNAGAMEAEAEAS; encoded by the coding sequence GTGAAACTCAAGAAAATTGCCGAGGCCACGATGTGGCTGCCGGGCTTCGCGCCGGGCGATCCCCTTCAGGATGTTTCCGGCAGCATTCAAACGGCGCAGATCATTGCTTTTCCGTCCGTCGTGCCGGCATCGAACATCGTGCCAGCGAACGAGGAAACAGCGCAGGACGTATCCCCTGTGCCGCGGGTGATCGAGGCGAGAAAGTCGCCCCGAACGCTTTGGCCCAGCCTGAATCCGGCGTTGCACTCGATGCTGCGTGGCGATGTCGCCAAGTTCGACGCGAACATGGCCGCCGTCTCGCTGCTGTCCAGTCTTGAGGCGGACAAGCGTCCGCCGACGGATGAAGAGCGTGACGTCCTGAATCGCTATACCGGTTGGGGCGGTATTCCCAAGGCATTCAATCCCGATCAGGACGATCCGGCGTGGAAGGCGAGAGCCGAATCCCTGCCTGAGTTGCTCGGTGGGGACTACGAGAGTGCCAAGGGTAGTGTCGTCAACGCCCACTTCACGGAAGTTTTCGTGATCGAAGCGATCTGGGCGGCGGTTCGGCGGATGGGGTTCCAGGGTGGTCGTGTTTTGGAACCTTCCGCTGGTGTCGGGTATTTCATCGGGGCCATGCCGAAGGATTTGGCGGAAGTGTCGGCAGTCACGGCCATCGAGATCGACCGCCTATCGTCCCGCCTCCTGTCGCGCCTGTATGGGCATCACGGGGTAAGGGCGCTGACGGTTGGTTTCGAGAAGGCCAGACTGCCAAAGGACTGGTTCGATCTGGTGATCTCGAACGTTCCCTTCGGGAACTATCAGGTGCCGGACAACCGGAATGTGCCCTTCGCGGATTTCCTGATCCACGATTACTTCTTCGGCCGTGCGCTGGAAGTGACTCGCCCCGGCGGACTGGTGGCGTTCATCACGTCTGCCGGCACGCTCGACAAGTGGGACGACCGGGCGCGGCGTCATATCAGCGCGCAGGCCCGGTTCCTCGGTGCGATTCGTCTGCCGTCCGGGACGTTCTCGCACCTCGCCAACACCGAAGTCACGGCCGATATCGTCTTCCTGCAAAAACTGGCAGAGGGCGAGAAGGCGTCCGACGAATGGATCGGCGTCATGGAAGCCCCGCACGATATGTGCGAGGGATACCGGCGCTTGTTCGTGTCGAATTGGTATGTCCAGAACCCGGACATGCTGATCGGTCGCATGGGGCAAAAGTCGAATGGCTTTGGCCTCGCCAATGCGGCGATCTTCGATGGCGATGTGAAAGCGGCGCTGGCGGAGCGGATAGCCAGCTTGCCCGAGGGCATCTACACGCCTCGTGCCGTCGAACCGTCCGTCACAACGCGGCGGGACATTCGTGTCGCAGCGCCGGAGTTCGTGAAGCCGGGCGCGTACTGCCTGACCGCGGATGGCCGACTGGCCGTCTCGGAAGGGCAGGAGTTGCTGGTGATCGACGGGTCGGTGTCGGCAACGGCAGCCAAACGGATTCGCGGCTTGATGGCGATCCGTGATGCGGCGCGAAGGCTGCTCCACATCCAGCATGCCACTGCGGACGATAGTCGGCTCGGCAGTTACCGGCTGGCACTCAACGTGGCCTATGACGGCTTCGTGGCAAAGCATGGCTACCTGCATGCCAAGGCCAACAAGCTGGCATTCAAGGGCGATCCCGATCTTCCGCTGCTGCTCTCTCTGGAGAATTTCGATTCGGAAAGCGGCACGGCGGAGAAGGCGGACATTTTCTACCGCAGAACGGTGGGTGTTGTTCGCAAGGTGGATCGATGTGCGTCTGCCGATGAGGCGTTGCTGGTATCCCTGCACGAGCGTGGACGCGTCGACGTTTCGTTGATGGAGTCCTTGCTTGGGCAGGAGCGGGAGCAGTTTCTTCCGGACATGGCGGATCGCGGTCTGATCTTCCTCAACCCAGAAACCGCTCAATGGGAAACCTCCGATGCCTATCTTTCCGGCAACGTGCGCAGCAAGCTCGAAATGGCGGAAGCGGCGGGGGATGACTATGTCCGCAACGTCCACGCACTGAAGGCGGTCATACCGCCGGATTTGGGGCCGGGTGAAATCGATGCCCGGATTGGTTCGACCTGGATTCCGGCGCGCGACTATGCGGCATTCCTCGATCATCTCCTGGAATGCGATGGTTGCACGGTGGAGTTCAGCGCCGAGGCGGGTGCCTGGAACATTGATGTGCCATGGCAAGGCGAGCGGTCGGTAGCGTCGACCCAAACCTACGGCACCGCGCGTATTTCGGCGGGTGAGTTGTTTGTCATCACGCTGAATCAGATGGTTCCGACGATCCGGGATCGCGATCCGGTCACCGACCGGTATTTCGTGAACACCGAGGAAACCATTGCCGCCAGGGAAAAGCAGCAGGCGCTCAAGGAGACATTCCGTGCCTGGGTGTTCGCCGATCCCGAACGGTGCGAGCGGTTGGTCAGGATGTACAACGACCAGTTCAATGCCGTCAGGCTGAGGGAGTTCGACGGTTCACGGCTTTCTTTGCCGGGGTTTTCGGAGGTGTACAACCTCCATCGGCACCAGAAGGACGCCATCTGGCGAATCGTGTCTGGCGGGGTGAATACGCTGCTGGCCCATGTGGTCGGCGCCGGAAAGACCCTGACGATGATCTGCGGCGGGATGGAGTTGAGGCGCCTCGGCATGGCCAGCAAGCCGTGCTACGTGGTGCCCAATCACATGCTTGAGCAGTTCGCGGCGGAGTTCTTGCGGGCATATCCGGGGGCAACCATCCTGATGGCCAGCAAGGACGATCTGGTCGGCGACAAACGCCGGACGCTGCTGTCCCGGATAGCCACCGGCGACTGGGATGCGGTGCTGATTACCCATGCCTCTTTCGAGAGGATCAAGATGAGCGACGAAGCAATGGAGTCGTTCATCGAAGCGCGAGTCTACGAAATCGAGTGCGCCATTCGGGCCTCGAAATCGGGCAAGCGGGGCAATCGCATCGTCAAGGAGTTGGAGCGGGCCAAGAAGATTTGGCTCGCAAGGTTGGAGAAGCTGTCGGCCAAGTCGAAGAAGGACGACATGCTCACGTTCGAGGAACTGGGCATCGACTACCTCTTCATCGACGAGGCGCACTACTTCAAGAACCTGTACCGCTTCACGAAGATGACGCGGGTGGCAGGTCTGCCGAATTCCAACTCGGAGCGCGCCTTCGATATGTTCGTGAAGACGCGCCATGTGATGGATAAACAGGGCGGCCGTTCGGGAGTGGTATTCGCAACCGGGACACCGGTCTCGAACTCGATGGCCGAGATGTGGACCATGCAGCGCTACCTGCAGCCGGTGACGCTACGCGCCAATCATGTGTCGCAGTTCGATACGTGGGCGGGAAACTTCGGGGAATCGGTAACTGCCCTGGAGTTGTCGCCGGATGGCAGTGGCTACCGCATGAACACGCGGTTCGCGCGCTTCGTCAATCTGCCGGAACTGATGACCATGTTCCGGGAAGTCGCCGATATCCGCACCGCGGACATGCTGAAGCTGCCGGTGCCTCGATTCCATCTGGAAACCGTGACGGCCAAGCCGACTGCGGAGCTGAAGGCGTTCGTGGCAACGCTGGTCGCCCGAGCGGAAGCAATTCGCAACGGCGATGTGACGCCCAGCGAAGACAACATGCTGGCGGTGACCAACGATGGCCGCAAGGCCGCGTTGGACATGCGATTGGTTGATCCTTCAAGCCTGGAAGCTCAGGACGGCAAGGTCAGCCAGTGTGCGGATAATGTCTTTGGGATATGGCGGGAAACCGCAGCGTTCCGGGGGACACAGGTCGTGTTTTGCGATCTCAGCACACCGACGGACGATGGACGGTTCAGCGTCTATCACGTCGTTCGGGCAAAGCTCGTCGAAATGGGCGTTCCGGGAACGGAGATCGCCTTCATCCACGACTACGACAGCGATTCCGCCAAGGCAGAACTGTTCAAGTCAGTAAGGGAAGGACGGATTCGCATCCTCCTGGGCAGCACCCTGAAGATGGGGGTTGGCACCAACATCCAGACGCGCCTGGCGGCGTTGCACCATCTGGACGCTCCGTGGCGGCCGGCTGACGTTGAGCAGCGGGAGGGACGCATTGTTCGGCAGGGCAACCTGAACGAAGAGGTGCGGATCATCCGCTATGTGACGGAGGCATCGTTCGATGCGTACATCTGGCAGACCCTCGAAACCAAGGCACGCTTCATCGCCCAGGTCATGCGGGGAGATACCGGAATGCGCAGCGCGGAGGACGTGGAGTTGGCGGCGTTGTCCTATGCCGAGGTGAAAGCCCTGGCATCTGGCAATCCGTTGGTGATGGAAAAGGCAGGTATCGATGCCGATGTCGCGAAGCTCTCCTTGCTGAAATCCCAATGGGACAACCAGCGATGGGCGAACCAGCGAGAGTCGGCGACACTGCCCGGCAGAATCGAGAAGATCCGGGAACGGATCGACTCAATCGAAGCCGACATCGCCGACCGTGTGGATGTGCGGGGTAACCGCTTCAGCATGGTGGTCGACGGAAAGCGCTATAGCGAGCGATCAGCGGCGGGAGAGGCACTTTTGCAGTACTACATCGAGGCCAAGGCCAGAACCCGGAAGTTCGGCAGCTGGAAGTCCTCACCGGGAGAGATGTCGGTTGGGCAGTTTGCCGGCTTCGATCTCGATGTGTCCATCCCCACGATATCCGGCGATGGCCCTTGTTTCGTCCTGAAAGGCCGACGTGCCTATACGGCTCATCATTCCGACAACCCGCAAGGGATGGTCCGGGTGGTCGAGAACGTAGCCAACAGCCTGGAAGGACGCGTGGCGGAAGCCTCTGAGGACATGGCACGGGCTGAAAAGCGCTTCGCCGACATCCTCATGGAGTTGTCCAAGCCTTTCGACAAGGAGGAAAGGCTGACGCAGTTGCTGGTACGCCAACGCGAGATCAATGCTGCGCTCGATCTCGACAAAGGCAACGCCGGGGCGATGGAGGCTGAAGCAGAGGCCTCCTGA
- a CDS encoding PRTRC system protein E, with amino-acid sequence MFFQELKSLLAGCAALAVTLSSGRDGAITVTVRPTPKDAKDAEALAIPLVLTGTPEELDAQFVGLLRSYAEEHTSLADQLEATRSIIEAAKKDAGKKAEGAIRKGAAAKVTAAADGGDDEEPETPEVVDVPVEDNLFA; translated from the coding sequence ATGTTTTTTCAGGAACTCAAATCGTTGTTGGCGGGCTGCGCGGCGCTGGCGGTCACCCTGTCGTCCGGTCGGGATGGTGCGATCACCGTCACGGTGAGGCCGACCCCGAAGGATGCCAAGGATGCCGAAGCGCTGGCGATTCCGCTGGTGCTCACCGGCACGCCGGAAGAGCTTGACGCGCAGTTTGTCGGATTGCTCCGCAGCTATGCCGAAGAGCACACGTCGCTCGCCGATCAACTGGAAGCGACTCGATCCATTATCGAGGCGGCGAAGAAAGACGCCGGCAAGAAGGCGGAAGGCGCGATCAGGAAAGGTGCCGCGGCCAAAGTGACGGCGGCGGCCGATGGAGGTGATGACGAAGAGCCCGAGACGCCCGAAGTAGTGGACGTCCCGGTCGAAGACAACCTTTTCGCATGA
- a CDS encoding PRTRC system protein F has protein sequence MRTSLATLGAAVPRDHVTQRTLPGGRFRPAPDPLSLPRFSGGLTGSLDPCLDIRRWSSLALRWLETGEIQEGASGLPSSLVQQAMQDWINRQVGQLQHFAFEALIAASPEALSYGSLFPEASEKDDQWYWALQSEQVAWLSMKDRLTRIEAACPGLGETALYWLHRASGRTLYVLTPETARHLCEYIHWQGSCNQADWLEEMTAMGMTDEDLGESISPDWFDGHFPAWVINPKSVLDEAVLTGLAEAGGEAALLATTLLDIERLEADGGRLPGLEGLDVECVYFGAYLKWDAEDPVERVFDDFIEYANCACDGYTDLYGAEAMPLDPEGFYVWQCKTGLGLQLVSALDRLVGLIAEPV, from the coding sequence ATGCGTACAAGCCTTGCAACGCTTGGTGCAGCGGTCCCAAGGGACCATGTCACCCAGCGAACGCTGCCAGGTGGCCGCTTTCGTCCTGCCCCTGATCCTCTGAGCCTGCCAAGATTTAGTGGCGGTCTCACGGGGAGTCTCGATCCCTGCCTGGATATTCGTCGATGGTCTTCGCTGGCATTGCGCTGGCTGGAGACCGGAGAGATTCAGGAGGGGGCATCCGGACTGCCGTCGTCGCTGGTGCAGCAGGCCATGCAGGACTGGATCAATCGTCAGGTCGGGCAGTTACAGCACTTCGCCTTTGAAGCCTTGATCGCGGCCAGTCCCGAAGCGCTCAGCTATGGATCCCTTTTTCCGGAAGCATCGGAGAAGGACGATCAGTGGTACTGGGCACTTCAGTCCGAGCAGGTGGCGTGGCTTTCCATGAAGGATCGGCTTACCCGGATCGAGGCAGCATGCCCCGGCCTGGGCGAGACGGCCCTGTACTGGTTGCACCGCGCTTCCGGAAGAACGCTCTACGTCCTGACGCCGGAGACGGCTCGCCACTTGTGCGAGTACATCCACTGGCAAGGCAGTTGCAATCAGGCGGACTGGCTGGAAGAAATGACGGCGATGGGCATGACGGACGAGGACTTGGGGGAATCCATCTCGCCGGACTGGTTCGACGGGCATTTTCCGGCATGGGTTATCAACCCCAAGTCGGTACTGGATGAGGCCGTCCTGACGGGATTGGCTGAAGCCGGAGGGGAGGCTGCGCTGCTCGCAACGACGCTGCTCGACATCGAGCGACTAGAAGCGGATGGCGGACGGCTCCCCGGGCTCGAAGGGCTGGATGTCGAGTGCGTCTATTTCGGGGCGTATCTGAAATGGGATGCCGAAGATCCGGTGGAGCGGGTGTTCGATGACTTCATCGAATACGCGAACTGTGCCTGCGATGGCTACACCGATCTTTATGGCGCCGAAGCGATGCCCCTCGATCCCGAAGGGTTCTACGTCTGGCAGTGCAAGACGGGATTGGGCCTGCAACTGGTGTCGGCGTTGGATCGACTGGTCGGCTTGATCGCCGAACCGGTGTGA
- a CDS encoding PRTRC system protein B: MAISVSTFSSNQSYRLTNAILVYQDASRKPAFVSVHDVSTDGQDRPIIQAGVPASKSGLLSLMRILDPETMLRPALKPAHVLAEGTGFFVWFSKPQARQVWFDCKELGARTGRVPCPGLVFVVTHKAWKVFAYKGRQRPDADTPLFVAPFFNVWNTGTICVGSARLPKGDQVHRSEAWEEAFFRSYFTHPNIHTPKGLTRYRAGPFALWRDLLDGQFARFPTRSLVSTGWTLREAFEAAVLEAEA, from the coding sequence ATGGCGATCAGTGTCAGTACGTTTTCAAGCAATCAGTCCTACCGGTTGACCAATGCGATTCTGGTCTACCAGGATGCCAGCCGAAAGCCGGCGTTCGTCTCGGTGCATGACGTGTCGACGGATGGTCAAGATCGACCGATCATCCAGGCAGGGGTTCCGGCCAGTAAATCCGGACTGTTGTCCCTGATGCGGATTCTCGATCCCGAAACGATGCTGCGGCCGGCGCTCAAGCCGGCGCATGTGCTCGCCGAGGGGACGGGGTTTTTCGTCTGGTTCAGCAAACCCCAAGCGCGGCAGGTCTGGTTCGACTGCAAGGAACTGGGGGCGCGCACAGGTCGTGTGCCGTGTCCGGGTCTGGTCTTTGTCGTGACCCACAAGGCATGGAAGGTTTTTGCCTATAAGGGACGGCAACGTCCCGATGCCGATACGCCGCTGTTCGTCGCGCCATTCTTCAACGTCTGGAACACGGGGACTATCTGCGTGGGGAGTGCCCGACTGCCGAAAGGCGATCAGGTGCATCGAAGCGAAGCCTGGGAGGAAGCCTTCTTCCGGTCGTACTTCACGCACCCCAACATCCATACACCCAAGGGGCTGACCCGCTATCGGGCCGGGCCGTTTGCGTTGTGGCGGGATCTGCTCGATGGCCAGTTCGCACGTTTTCCGACGCGCTCACTCGTTTCGACGGGCTGGACGCTGCGCGAGGCGTTTGAGGCGGCGGTGCTGGAAGCGGAGGCCTAA